A region of the Stigmatopora nigra isolate UIUO_SnigA chromosome 10, RoL_Snig_1.1, whole genome shotgun sequence genome:
TTTATCTGAGGCTGCACCACCAGAAATCCTgtgaaataatgataataaaataggGACAACGGAAATCTGGAATTTCTTATTCAATTTCTCTGCTGATGTTTACAAAGAATGAGATTCATTTGGTGTACATCATCCATCTACCATTCATGATTAATAGCTTCCTGGGCTGTCAATCTCTGGTCTTGATCCACCTCCATCAGACGTGTAACCAGACTCTTTGCTGTGATGGGGAAATGAATGGAAACTTTAAAAAGGGGCTGATTTATTCCTCTGGTGGGTGTTAAGATTGATCTtggatttctttctttttttaattattttttacgggacggaatctgacatattttcaCTATAAAGATACCTGAGTCTGAGATCTCGTCCCAGTATGGAGAGTCAAACTCATAATCCCCAGCAAGGATCTTTCGGAATAGGTTCTTGTCATGATTTTCATAGTCATCTTCATCACTTTCATCATAGAAAGGTGGGTTACCTGAAAGTCTAGTTTTGCAAATAGAGAAGAAATTGAAAGTCGTAAGGTGGGCcatttgcattttaataaaaacattatctATGATTAGCAGGCAACCAGTTGAGGTTGCATCTTGTCAGCCCTATATATTGAAAAGATAAGCGGCTGAATGGTGAGCGAATGAATATAGAATACTTATCACGGAATAGAACCTTTACATTTTGCAGCACCGCATAATTTATGAATGACAATACTCACAGGATGTACATTATGACACCTGTGGCCCAGCAGTCTACAGGTCGACCGTATCGCTGTCTGCCGACAACCTCAGGAGCTGCAAAAGAATAACGAAACAGATTACCTATTGctgttaaaagggaaaaaagtattCGCACTGTTTTATTTGACTCTTTAAAAATCTCACCTAAATATTCAGGTGTCCCACAAGGGTCTTTGATTAATCCATTTTCCAATTTGGCAAGATGGAAGTCACTGATGACTATTTTCGAGTGCTTCAGGCGATTGTAGTAAACCAAGTTCTCCAACTATAACAGATTTAGAGTCATTTTAAAAGTAGTAGTCATTCACAAACAAATAAGCCAATAGCAACACAGACAGATTTTTCTGAAAGGATGACTATTTGAAGTATTAGACCCCAGTTTCATTTGTAATGCTGGTGTTAGTGTGGGTTATTCTGGGTTCAATTCGATAAAACGCCATCTGCTTACAAACAAACCACACATTTCTTAAACAgcaccagaaaaaaatcaattcctcGAATTTTTTTGGCTGCTTGTATTAACCTCGTGGAGCAAGAGAGACGTGTATTTTACCTTGAGATTTCTGTGCACAATATGCAGAGAGTGAAGGTACGCAACAGCTTCCAAGACCTGGCGCACCACATTACTTGTGTCCCGCTCTGAGTAATAGCCTTGATCCAAGATCCAGTCAAATACTTCTCTACCTGTTGCACTGAGGGAAGAGATTGATTCTATTAAATTGAGCATATTTATGACAggcatgtatatattttgtgatATGGCCATAAACAATGGGAAATTCTAAGATGATTAAAGGTACAGTACAGTtcagaatgacaaaaaaaaagacactacaATTTTCTTCAGACTTACAGTTcaagaaaaaggaaatattccttttttgtttcaaaGACATCCACCAGCTGGAGAATATTAGAATGTTTCACCCTAAAGGGATTAGGAATCAGAGTGAAAAATGAGATACTGTTGGAAGTTTTAATCTTTTACTCAATTGATACCATACAAACTGtaattaaataatgttttttccacaaaagTCAATGCGAAGAAAGTAATCGGCATGATTAAAAAAGCTCTTGCATGTCAGGAGCACAATTGTGGTTTCagctaatgatttaaaaaattaaattaagatTTGGATGTTAGACTCTTTGGCTCACTCATTCAATTTTCTAGGCCATTAATCTTGAATATCAAAAAACATCAACTATTTACACCAAagtcaaattaattaattacacAACAAGATCAAGTACAGCCTTAGCAGTGATAATGAATACAAAACAGcagttagtaaaaaaaaaattcaaaataaattgaacaATTAAATGTGAAATACTACTCACATCTTCAAAATGaggatttcattttttgcagCTTTGCGGACTTTTCTTCCGTCCTTTTTCATGAACCTTTTACATGTATACATTCTTGTTGAATTTTTGTCCTTAGCTCTGAATAGCTCACAAAACTCCTCCCTGAAAACAGTTTATATGTGAgaagagaaaatagaaagagttTATCGGTCAGCggtgagaaaatatatattacatactacaacacctcggtaccgccagaggtctggagctggacaaaagtgctgggagaagaggcaacgcttctgactaaccattccatcgtgggatgggatggaagagctgttggcccctaccagcaacggagtcgaggtgttctgccctgctgctgtttttttcagcttcagactactgagtaactgtgcggataagcttgcaagagcgactctgcatattctccacctcggtcacagtctgcagaagttccccatcttgtggatttactttgatttgctttgtactttgtgtttttgctttgctgttctgtggggttccagtttttgtccaactttacaacatctttttgagtccgattcagttaccacaaccaaaatggcgctgtttaagcggcagccggcggccacggtagctctgtccactcttgttcgttttgtgtttttgctgcttttatgttttaatgatttgatgattccatttactttgatttgctatgtactttgtgcttctgctttgcagttctgtccaatcaccctcttgctactgccacaatgtaatttcccgaatacgggatgaataaagttatccaatccaatattgtatatacatatataaatgtacTCACGATTTAACAATTTGACCCATGTCATATTTGTCCGTTACATCTGAAGGACTGTGATAATCCTTCTTTTCGCCAATTGTTAAACAGCCAAAGGGCATGGCCACACCTGACCTGTATGGACAaaaaatatgaggaaaaaacaatgattcaAAAACGTGCATAGTCTTTTCTTATTAGCAACAAGCGGCATGTACACTGTACTTTCTGCAAATGGGTGACCTTTGCTGGCTCTGCATCTTTTCGTGTCACTTTCACTATAGCGGCCATGCGAGGAACGCTTTTGCTCAGCAAAGTTGCGTAAAAAGAGCAAACGAGTATTTTTGTAATGTTCCTGACAGAGGTTgcacgcaaaaaaaaagagtctaTGTGCATGGGAAGGAAATATTACTatatcaacagtaaactttaaCAGTGCACAGATACTATTTTTTTGAAAAGATCAAATATAAGCAAAATGGTGCTTTGTAAGAAAGGTCAAGTCTATTAAAAGAGAagtttagacataaataaagttCAGTCTGAACTAAATGTGTCCGTTTCGTGATGGAAGTCAGCAAATGCTAGATTCTCGGATTACTGACGATGacatgaaatgaaacaaaaccaaGTTGTAACCTGTTATTTGTGTggttaatatctttaaaaaaaagtgtctataATATGGCATGACGCAGAAGTCTGCAAACTGTCTTAATGTTGTCGTGAAAGGCCTaattagagagagaaagagagattaaaaaaaaggtttataacGCTTTCAAACTAAATGTATGACTTTGGAGAAGCAGAATATAATACAGTATGTCAGGGTAAACgttgttttcttacttgatCAGAGTATTTACTCTACTTGGAATAATTTTTCTTCCTGCAAATATTGAACTAAATCTTCAGCAGTCATTTAATATCATTGCAGTGCTTCAACAAATTAGTATTAGCAGGATGCAATGCATCAACATCAGGAAGTTTAGGATAACATTAATTGAATGTTCATCTTTCAAAGCTCATCCCTTTCTCTACACTCCTCTTAGCTCAGCAAGTCACTGAACTGCTGACTAGTCCAAGCCAGTGCTGATTTACTGAGGTGAAGTTAAACATTGCTGAGCCTCagcatttacaaacatcattttatAGAAAGCTTTGCTCGCAAACAAGATGAAAAGCCTTTTTATTCGTGTTTACAATAGCAaaggaaacaaaacattttagcCGTAAAAGTTCAAATTAAAAGTCCTCAAGGTAATCCTGACATTTTGCTtcagtccgttttttttttttagttttttttgtacttttaagcCATAGGTTGAGTTATTGCTAAATAATAGATCCATTCTTTTTCTATAGAAATATcacaaagaaaataacaatacaagttgaatttttatacataaatggCTTCCAATATTAGACTTCTTTTTTCACTAGCCACATCGTTCTGCTTCGACGCAGAGAATCAAAAGCACAATGCCGATAGATGCAAAcaatttaaatcatatttatgTAATTGCAAAGCCAGTGAACAGCAACTCAAGACTCAGCTGGCAATAAATCACAGATAGAACAGCATGCACAAATTCAGCCCAAAACTGCTTTAACCCTGAGAAACAACTGATGGTATTTTTTAGTCTTACACAAATACATCTTGAAAACCAAGTTCTATGATTTTGTTGCATCAATTATTAAACTGATTTATTATGCTGACGCTACTTATGATGGTAGCATTGGTTTGCCAGTGGCGGTGTTTCTTTTCATGCATTTATATTCTGGAATACGATTTGTATAATTGGACTTCCTTTAACCTCTAAGCTTCTAGGCTCTAGGGCTTAAATTTCAAGATACATTTACAGTAGTGAGCAGGACAACCTGGACTGCCTCTTAATTCCATTGTATGTACTGTATAGACACAGATTCACATGCatacaatttttatgattctttttttttttttttttttatcagaaaagCAGACACATACCAGCACGGGAACACTCAAAGCTATTAGATTCGAACCTGAATCTCTTTTCCTGTGTGGAAGACTTACTAATATATTTTCCTCTTTGCTATCTGTGTTTAAAATCATTTAGAACGTATTTATGAGTTGAAAGGCGCCCTCAAATGTTGCCAAATATGAGTTGTGAATTAAATAGAGCACAAAGGGATAAGGTAAAACTAATGATATCTAAAGTACACCAAACTACATGCTTTTGAAATTTTTTTATAACCTCAGGCTCCAGTGGAATTAATTGTATAAGACAGCCAACTCCACTGATTATCATGACATTACAATTAGTCGTGAGTGGAAAAAACATGTTACACCATTTGATTCTTAAATAATTTCCTCAAATGCCGTGATAACCAGCAGGAGACCTTATTCGGCATTGTGTCTCTGCGTAGGTGGTAAGATGCataatcaaattaaattaaatgccaAGCATGTTAGCCCAAGTTTATTCCTCGCTTTTCAGTCGCTTATCTAGAGCGCCTGTCACCTCTGACTTTAATATTTTCTGATCTAAAGCTTCTTTCTCCATCAGCAAAGAAAGGGAAAAGGATTAAGAAGTGAAACTAAGGAAATTATCGGTTGTTGTACTTGTGCTCCCTTGTATATTTTGATATACGTACTATTCTCTATATCTTTTATTATTGTAATGTAcagttttttcatatatatatatatatatatatatatatatatatatatatatatatatatatatatatatatatatatatatatatatatatatatatatatatatatatatatatatatatatatatatatatatatatatatatatatatatatatatatatatatatatatatatatatatatatatatatatatatatatatatatatatatatatatatatatatatatatatttaaatatttgaatatttttatagttttcatccggcatgcatttttattataaaGAGACAGCATAACTTGTTTTTGGGTTTGCATCTGTGCAGAAAAACAGTTGTTGGTGACCTGACGGATGGCTTACCAAGCGTTTGTTTCAGAAAACCATGTGACTAAAAAGTTCATGTCTAGTACAAATGCCCCATATGAGCCCCGTCACCATGGTGACGTGGGTGAATTAGCAGCAAGAGAATGTCGCCATCCACTAGGGACAACATATTCTTTGATATAAACAAACTTTCGCTGTTGCTATCCACTCATGTAACTGGGGTTAGCCCTTGTCTTGATGTCCTACTGTGACCGAAAAAGCAATTAGAATTGGTTACAAGTTCTCCACATGGCCTTGACAAGCCCTAAAAAACGGATTGTCCACACAAAAACATCTATAACAAAATGATTCTGTTCGAACTCCTACAAGACACATGACACTGGTGAAAAATCacaaacataataaaaataaattgccaTGTCAGCTCAAGTTTGTTCTGAGGAGATATGTAATATTAATTTGCTATTATCTGAGAAAAATTTTCAAAAGGTTCATACTGTAAAGTagaaatatttgggaaaatgtGTTACACTAAGAAATGCTCGTATGACTAATCTAAAGAATGaagttgtatttctttttttcaaaggcAACATATCATTTTATGCTTAATACGTTTCAAAAAGCACATTACAGTCTTTTTTCCACTTAAAGTATAACTGTCCCTCTTCTGTGACAACCccggcgcaaaaaaaaaatgtaacactgCGGGCAAAACACATCCAATTTGAACTAATTGAATCAACGAAAGCAAACAAGTTGCTGTAACACAATGTGTGCAGGCTAAACTAGAAACGTAACACTAAAAGCCCATGGGGTCGGTCCTCTGATGCGTGCTTGGCCTTTCTCATATAAACTAATGGAGCTCGAAGAGTAGACTCGGCacgctacaaaaaaaatcttctatCGACCAAAAGGCTCAACTCGAGCTTCTTTTCCACCCACGTCAATGAGAAAATGTAATCTCAAAGGCTTTTGGCCAGTCAATAGTAGCAGTCTGTACCTAAATATACTTCCCTCTGTTTTTCTGCTTCTTGTCGGCAATGATGCAGTTaatctgttttgttttaatgcggtgtgtgtgtgtgtggttgttcaATGAGTAGTAGAACAATGCTGGAATACACTGAGAGAACAAGCCATCTTCAAAGAAAGATGGCAGGAGGTCGGTTTTGCTGGTCGGATGCTTGAGCGTCCACATCAAACAAGTTGGTACGTGAATCCCGCACTTTGCTTAACTGGAATGTCGGAATGCTTTTGAACTGCAAGTCTCGCGTTACTCTTTAAATAACTTATTGAAACCAAATGTTATAACTGTATCTTGAGATCTGGTTGTCAAAACTACACCATGTAGAATCGACTTGTGTATTACTGTAGTGGTATAGTAGTAATTCAAAACAAGCTTGGCTATTTAGCTTGACGTAAAATTGGAATCGGTTCCTCTTCACACCTCAGTAGCTAATCTGACCATTCTCTGTATAGATGTTGTTGGTTGCCATGGTTACAAAATCCTTGTGTGTAGTATGGCAGTACTGTACTGTTACTGCACCATGCAATTGAAATCCAAGGGAGTGGGTTCATCTTTAATGCTGCAGTAATGTAGGGCACACTTATagttcttgtttatttttttgatggTCCAATTGGAGACAAAGCAATGAGGTCCATCTCTTAATCATTTATCAAACTTATTCCCTACTCACTATTTGCGCCATAGCAGCATCAATAAAAACTCTTGGAAAGAAATATACTGGTGCTTCAGCTCATCTAACGGAACTTGAATTTTGTACTATATCTGTAGTTATCTGGAATAGAATACTACATTCCCCAagacactagtgaggataagtggcatggaaaatgaaggaataattgagggattaacCATattcatgtacatatatatacacctatCCTGCAAATATAAGTTGAATAGACCACCAagttattttaagaaaaatgctaCTGTGACCTTTGAACTTTGCCATTCTTACTTCCAAAATGTAATCACCTCTTCCGCtttatatttcaaatatattgtgCAAGTTGTATTTGTTCTAGAACACTGTTTCGTTTAATGACGAAGGTCATTACTGTACTATAGATATCCAAATATGGATCCGAATCAGTAGactgtactaaaaaaaaaatcttcaaagtATTTCTTTGTTCCCTTTTAAGGCAGTGTTGCTTTGACAATGCCAATTTGGAGAGAAAACACTAACTTTTGAGAACAGCAATTAAGTGTAATATATCATTTGCAACAATAACCCAGAGTCCAGCTAATAAGGACAACAATGATCATTATTCCCAATTTAGAGATAAAATGAATTCCACTGCAACCCATTTTCACAATCTCTGAATTTATAGAGGAACAGGCAAACAGTCTCAGTGTAAATCAATGGTAAggtgaaatattaataaatttTGATTTAGAATTCCCCTTCAAATATTCTATTTGCGGATATACTAGGATGGCCCTTTGAAGCTCTGCGATACCATTTGAGGATAGACAATCCTTTCCAGTTGATTGCTTGACATTTACAGTTAATGGTACTTAAAATCAATGAGATGCACTTAATAAATCCATCTTAATTTGTGATGGGTGTACAATGTATGTGTAATGAAAAGAACAAGAAGTGAATTGTCATTTAGTTAAACAATACTTAATTGAGAGGATGATTTTTCTAGCCATTCTATAAACATTTGGCAAGATTGTTGCCAAATGTCACAGTATTCCAgctaatatatacattttaaatcaagaatCCCTATATATGTGTAGTTGAGAACTACAATGACAAGCCTactgaaattaaaatgttttcttaataGAACAAATACTTGTCGAATtatatacagaaaataaaagtCTACACGCTcccattcaaataaaaacatttttggtgtaattaaaaaaatgagtctaatatatactttttaaaaatgatcttCATAAATGCTACATATAATTCCAAAATCATAACTTTAAAAACTCATGACTAGGATATGattgaacaaaataaattacaataaaactaaaataaaaataaaataaaattcattaGCCCACAACATAGTCTCCCCCATaatgaaaaaaaggctttttataTCCACTGGAAATTGGCCTGTAATAAATGTGAGTCAATTTTCCAAAGCCTCTTGACAAAACACAAGTGTGATGCAAACTGTTCCATCTGTTTTGTATCCCGCCTACTTTATTTGTTTGGATATTGTAATATTCTGCGCTTTTGGTTTTGGAGGTGCCCTAAAATGAGCAGCAAACCACTCAGGTGACACATTTCCAAATCCTTGTTTTATAAATGTTATTGTCATCCATCTGTTGAGCAAGATATTTTTTACTCCCACCTACTTGTCCAATAGTCATTGTTTTGTGCACAAATCTTTGGCTCTTCCttccaaaaatgtttaatttgaaaaacaatattACATTGGCTTGCTTCATATTGAATTGTGTGGAAATGTTACAATAACAATGTTGAAATGATGAATAACGTTTTAGAAACACAAAAGGAGAATGTAAGTTATATGATTGGTACTTTGCATGAAAATATGTATGCATGAACATCTGACTGCAAGGATCTCTTATGAGTAATGTCCGTCAAACACCACTACCACAATTAATCGATTGAGTCTATTATAGTATTTATCGATgtattatggatttttttaaatcaatgcagTTGGAAAAGAGGTCACATAAGGACAACCTCATGTCAATCTGTCCATAATCTTCTTATATTTTCTCAAACCAAATATGacgaataaaaaaatagttaattttTCCCGTCATTGTCTATGGCAAGAAATTTAGCCAAGAAACAAACAATTAACCCATCAGTAACAAATcaaatagcaataaaaactcacttttttatgtttgtttgtttgctggtTTTTAAGGCTATACtttgtacattttaatttgaatatttgttCCCTCCACaagtgtttaaataaaaatgacaaaaacacaaactcaacttaaaaattatattaatttggATAATCAGAcagttttattatatttggtgTCTGCCTGGCATCATAGTTGCAATAACGGAGTGGATTGAGTATGCTGCACTATCCCTTCAGTGCTCACAGGTTGGCAATAGTTTACTGCAGTATCCTTATTGGCTGAAGACTCACTAAGGaaacattccatttttaatCAGTATATGAATATTAAAAATCTATTCAGCATCGCCagttaaatgtatacatacacagttTAAACAGGGGTAAGACGATGTGGTGCAACTGTTtgcataataatgaaaataccaTTTTTAGAATACATTCACTTGCATGATAATCTTTGGATTTACTCTAAGTCATTTTGAAGTCTGGTGCCTCATTTGGAAAGGAATCCTACCAATTGAATCAGACAATATATCATCCCAAAAGTgcaatgaaatatatatttcttcctATGCATCTAATTTCATACAAATTACTATACaggccacaggtgtcaaagtggcggcccaggggccaaatctggcccgccacatcattttgtgtggcccgggaaagtaaatcatgagtttctgttttatgatgaaattcaaatgttggttgtagattatttcctgtgtttactcatttaaaatcaatcattgcaaaaaaattggattaactCGAATGTCCAAAAATTATCTATCGGTTAGCATGATcgagaaagctgtcaatttattaatcgATTAATTTCGGCAGCCCAGTTGGAAGACATAACGGCCCTCCGGATGTAATCGAAACTACCATGTGGCCCGTGACACCCTGATAAAGGCCATGACCATAAACCTCTGATAGGGCTCAGAAAATCTTGACATCTGGGCTCCATTGGGACTGCCTCATCTAAATAAGCCGTATTTTACCATACATCGATGAATCAAACTACCTGTGGAAATGTTTCTATAATGttcacatataaaaaaaaatgtagagagAACCAAAGTTACATAGACAGAAAAActaaatgatgtttttgttttaaagaaatGCAGGATGTTGCATGGTTACAATGTAAAGAAGCCAGTGTAAGAATGCGCAATGTCCCCAAGCTAATACTCCAGAGAACATGAACGAGTCAGACAGATTAGTGTCAGTGTGGCACAGGGAGGAATAGtttaaaaagaatgtttttttaaaaatgtgtcagcTCCCGCATAGCAACGGTAGGAGCACTGGATTTACTGTATGTAAACTCACATCTACTCATTGCACAATGCTTCCTAAAACTAAATTATGTAATCTTCATCAACTCTAGTCCATTCAAAACACTACTTCCAAAAATGTTTGTATTAAAGAATTCagattttttgtaaatgatCTTTTACTTGAAATGTTTAGACAGCACACTAAATAATAGCGATTTACTATAGGAAATGTAGAAAAAAGAATTTACAGCGCCCTGTCACTGTCTCCCGTCTTACTAATGATGAATTAGACGAAATTTACTCACATCTATTACTCAATTCATTTAGAGAAACTGAATTGCAGCATCAGCATCACCATAAAGAAAGCAGCTCAGGTAGAAGAATTTATAAGTAACATACATATGGGGAGGTCAATCTTATTGCAATCGCAAACTTGTGTCTTGCTTTTATTccaatttacatttttcaaatgagactcaactaatttatatcatttcctCATAATATAAATCAACTTACCTCAACACCAAATTCCGTCTTGAAATAATCTCCAGCAAAAAGTTGAATTTCTCCTCGCAATGTAGCTTTCTTGATGCTACACGCGTGTATTTTGCGGTGCGCGCAAAGTTGAGTGGAAGCAAAAATCTGCTCTAGCAGTGGAGTCTATAGTGCACCATCAGTTGTGCCACTGTGCGTCGAGCAGgctagaggaggaggaagaggatgaggaggaggaggatgaagagtaGGGCACGCGCACACGCAAAGCTACGTCATCTTTCCAGTTTCTTTTTACCACCCAAATACTTCGTTCACCAAAAATAATCCGTTTCAAGTTCCCTACAcaacaatattcattcattttctgtaccgctcaTTCTCACAATGGTtgtggggggtgttggagcctatcccaaatgacatcgggcaccaggcaggggacaccctggatcggtgcccagccaatcgcagggcacgaggagacggataaACATCAACGGCCACACTCATTCACGCAATTCCAACGAGAAAATGCATACTCCGCAAAGTGAAGACCAACCCGGGagcaaaccctcgaccctagacctgtgaggccgacacactaaccactggtTTACTAACCACCCCGGTaactatcatttttaa
Encoded here:
- the camkvb gene encoding caM kinase-like vesicle-associated protein isoform X2 — translated: MYTCKRFMKKDGRKVRKAAKNEILILKMVKHSNILQLVDVFETKKEYFLFLELATGREVFDWILDQGYYSERDTSNVVRQVLEAVAYLHSLHIVHRNLKLENLVYYNRLKHSKIVISDFHLAKLENGLIKDPCGTPEYLAPEVVGRQRYGRPVDCWATGVIMYILLSGNPPFYDESDEDDYENHDKNLFRKILAGDYEFDSPYWDEISDSAKSLVTRLMEVDQDQRLTAQEAINHEWISGGAASDKNIKENVCAQIEKNFARAKWKKAVRVTTIMKRLRATEQSNVKTSSPTATAVSDNVPPEATADPALPATTTSQEVNMEINNPVVETTEETTPQPQEGEPTSRCNGDTSAPLHVDAEAGDEQG
- the camkvb gene encoding caM kinase-like vesicle-associated protein isoform X1 — encoded protein: MPFGCLTIGEKKDYHSPSDVTDKYDMGQIVKSEEFCELFRAKDKNSTRMYTCKRFMKKDGRKVRKAAKNEILILKMVKHSNILQLVDVFETKKEYFLFLELATGREVFDWILDQGYYSERDTSNVVRQVLEAVAYLHSLHIVHRNLKLENLVYYNRLKHSKIVISDFHLAKLENGLIKDPCGTPEYLAPEVVGRQRYGRPVDCWATGVIMYILLSGNPPFYDESDEDDYENHDKNLFRKILAGDYEFDSPYWDEISDSAKSLVTRLMEVDQDQRLTAQEAINHEWISGGAASDKNIKENVCAQIEKNFARAKWKKAVRVTTIMKRLRATEQSNVKTSSPTATAVSDNVPPEATADPALPATTTSQEVNMEINNPVVETTEETTPQPQEGEPTSRCNGDTSAPLHVDAEAGDEQG